AAAACGATACGGGTTCCCGCACTGCCAGAAGCTTGTCCGGATTGGCTCTCACCATGTCCCAGAGCGGCCGCAAGCTAGCTTGAAATATGACATCGCCAGCATCCCAATACGCGACCGGAGTGGCCGCCGGAAGCCGCGCGAGGACCGACTGGAAATCCCAGAGTCGTCGGCGCGCCGGAGAAATCCGATGTGGGGGAAGCGCGAGGACCTCGACGCGCGGCTCGCGCGACAAGGTGCTTCGCTCGCTGGGATACAGTCCGTAGACCACGGCCGTAACCCGCTCGTCATTTCCCGCCCGGCGCAACGATGCCAGGAATCGCCGCCGAAAGAGCCGAAAGTGGTGGCGGTCGAAGGCCGCCAGGATTCGGCCTTCCGCAGTGGCTCTCGAAACGCCGTTAGCGCTGTGCCCTTGTTGGGTATGCGATCGCTGACGGTCCTGGCCGGCGAGGTGCGTAGCGACCGCGCGCGGCTCATACGCGATCCCCAGTCCCTGCTTCCGCAAATCGTCGCAGCAGCATTGACATTCACATTTGGCGGGCTCCCAACGAAAGCGGATGCGTTGGACCGCAGTGCGGCGAAAGAGCGCTGCTCCCATGCCCACGTGCCCACTCCGTTGACCGGCGTGCGACTCGCGGAGGTAATCCGCCGCGAGGGCTCCAAACAGCGGTTTACGACGAAGTTGCTCGATGAGCTTGGCCACGCAATTCTCGCCCAACACGACGTCGTCATCCAGAAACATCACATAAGGGGATGTGCCGGCCAGCCGCGCCGCATTGCGCCCGCGAGCGATGGTCGCCCAGCGGTTGGCGTCTTCGGGCTGCGGCGCCGCGATGACGCGGTGCATCTTGATCTTAGCCCCGCCTTGCCGCGCGATTGCCGCGGCAACTTCCGCTCGCAGCGGGGCTTCCTTCGGGCTCAGAATGACAAGATCGACGTCAATTACCATGGATCGCTAACCGTCGCACGGGCCCGCGAGGTAGCCGAGGTACTCGGCACTTTCAGCGGCCGTGGCGCCGAACACAGCCTGGGTCATGACGGGTGCGTTCTCAGGGACGTAGACAATCGCCCGACTCCTCGCGGCTAGTTCGCGTCTCAGATCATCGCTGCTCGGCTTATACAGCCAATTTCCGTGTTTCCAATCCACGGCGTCCGTTGCTTCGGCGCAGGTATCGTGCAGCAAGAAAATCGCGGCGACGTGCTCCACTCGCACGTAGCGAACGATCGACGCGGAAGGCGGAGTCGACTTTCCGATGGCGATCAATTCGGTCCCCTTCGATATGCCGGGCATGCATTCGAAGTCGGGCGATGGTAGCCACACTGTGCCGACCGTGGGAAATGGCGAAGGAAGTGCCACGGTCCCCGGAAGAAAAAGGGCCGCCATCGGGAAGACCTGGAATTCATCGACCATGGCGCTTGTCCTTACTGATTAGAGTTCCGGAATTGGATTCAAGCGTCCCAATGAAGCGAAACGATCAGATTGTCCCCCTTGCCGGAGAAGAAGGCAGCCTGCTCGCTGACGTCATCGTAGCAGAAGCCGTAGCACTTATGATCGATCGAGTGTTCGTGGAGGAACTTGGAATACCAGTTGCAAGGTTCCGCTCGATAGAACTTCGCGCGATCGTTCCAATCCGCGGGGTCGGCCAGCACGTGGCGGTTGATCGCGGCGCAGAACTGCGGATTATTGGCAAGCACGCCCGTGCCCAGGAGGATTTCCTGGGTGTTCGGCTTCTTTACGCAACTGACGCGATTGCCGCCGTTGACCGCGGTGAATATCAAAGCGCCATTGTCGACCTTGCCGGACCATGCTCCGCTGGGAGTTTTCTTCTCCTCGGCATATAAAGTCCACACGTCGTCGACATATTTGGCGAAGTAG
Above is a genomic segment from Pirellulales bacterium containing:
- a CDS encoding glycosyltransferase family 2 protein; the protein is MVIDVDLVILSPKEAPLRAEVAAAIARQGGAKIKMHRVIAAPQPEDANRWATIARGRNAARLAGTSPYVMFLDDDVVLGENCVAKLIEQLRRKPLFGALAADYLRESHAGQRSGHVGMGAALFRRTAVQRIRFRWEPAKCECQCCCDDLRKQGLGIAYEPRAVATHLAGQDRQRSHTQQGHSANGVSRATAEGRILAAFDRHHFRLFRRRFLASLRRAGNDERVTAVVYGLYPSERSTLSREPRVEVLALPPHRISPARRRLWDFQSVLARLPAATPVAYWDAGDVIFQASLRPLWDMVRANPDKLLAVREPVSFSLNTVANDWTLSIRDPLSRRNALELFSQSPVLNAGFAAGTAQAMLDYLRYAAPSWESPALAGSTDWGDQTGFNLYCHTHPERWLEIEEGWNYCLAGRGRREAFWRGNGRIVSQQGTPIYAVHGNAKTLPNLLRQEPRF
- a CDS encoding beta-1,3-glucanase family protein; amino-acid sequence: YFAKYVDDVWTLYAEEKKTPSGAWSGKVDNGALIFTAVNGGNRVSCVKKPNTQEILLGTGVLANNPQFCAAINRHVLADPADWNDRAKFYRAEPCNWYSKFLHEHSIDHKCYGFCYDDVSEQAAFFSGKGDNLIVSLHWDA